The genomic window GGCTGCCTGAAACTTCTCTGCCAGCTCGGCGTATTTTTTACAGGCTTCGGCCAGCCCCTGGAGTTCTACGGATTCCGCTTCCACATAGCGCAGATACTTGGCCAGATTTTCTTTGGCATCGGCATAAACTGCCAGCACATATGTGAGGCCAAATTCGTTGAAGTCCCCTCTTTTCAGTGTTGCCAGCAACGCCTCATAACCCTTTTTGCCGCTCTCGTAGTCAGGGCTTGTATGCTGTTCCTTGTTCCACTCCCCGACGGCGAACTCCAATGAGTCCCGGAAGGTCTTTTCTGGATCCACCTCTACCCGCCCGCCAAAGGTCTGATAGAACATAATCGGCACTTCCGAGATGCCAAAATTGCTGTATTTCACTGGATCGGCATTATCATCACAATCCTTGACAAACAATACCTGCTCTTCATCATCATAACCATAGATCAATCCGAACTCCAACAGACCCGTAGGCGCCCAGGCCACAACCGGCACGCCTTTGTCGATGGACTCCTTAATCCGCTCTATCGCCTCTGCCTGCACTTGCCTAAAGGTGTTGAGTCGGGGGTCGCGATAAACTTGTGAACACTGGGAGTGAACGCCAATCCGGTCCAAGGCGGCGAAGTGCTCGTTGGGCCAGTCATACACAGTTACAGAACTGGGACAGACCGTCTTGTGGATGATGAAGTGGAAACCGATGCCGGTCATCCCCATCAACTGATAAGTTTCTCCGCTCCACCAACCGGCGCGCCGGAGCGCTCCTTCTACGGCGCCGATGTACATCGTCCAGGTCATACCCATGTTGACATCACTGAGAATCTGCTTAGACAAAATATCTTCCTCCTTGCGGTTGTTACTTCGATTATAGCGCTCCCGGTCTGCCATATGATGTCCTACCTCTGCGAAAATTTGATTAGCCGTCAAAATCGCCTGTAGTCGTTGATGAAGGTTGCGACGCAGCCAACTTGGGGATTGAATCTGGAACCAACCCCTTACCCCCAAAAGGGCGCCAAGAAGTTCTGTCGACGTTTGAAACTCTATTTTCAGGGTCCGCTGGGCAATTCGCTCCGTTTGCAATCCAGGCAACGCAAGGGGCGGCCATTGAAATTCCACCACTGCATGAAATGGTTCACGGTCAAACTTAAAGTCACCTGTGTACGCGTTGGAATCAAAATCCGGTTTAACTTGAAAGCGCTCGCCGGTAGGCACCACTTCCCGGACACGCTCCAAACGGAAAGTTCGAAAATCCTCTCTAAGCTCACAATAACCGACCACATATGCTGTTGCCTTGCTGGAAAAAATTTTGTACGGACAAAACACGCGAGTACTGCGGTGATTACCGGCGTTAACATATATAAGTTTTACTTTGGTTTGTGAGTGTTGCGCCTGTTTGAGTGCTTTAAAGACGGCTGTTTCGTTTGCGCAGGAATCGATAATATCTATATCATTGTCCTCAGAAACAGGGGCTTCACCGGCCAGGCGGGAGAACAACTCCGCTAGCCTCCGGGCCTGGGCCCCTTCCCGGTTACGGTATTGAAAAGCGAGATAGCCCAGGGTATCCCTTGTTTCCTCGGGAATAAATTGGGCTGGCAGGGCAAAGGGTTCGCCCTGGTAGTAATAGCCGTTATGCTTGGCGCTGTACGCCACTGGCGCCCCCAGCGAATAACGTAAATACTCCACATCCCGGGACGCTTGGCGCAGGGAGATTTCAAACTGCTGTGCAATCTGCCGGCAGTTGGGATAGCGCTCATTGCGAATCTGGTTGTCTATCCAGGTTATCCGGTGCAAATTGCTCATTATGCTCCCCCCTCGTTATGTACGAATAACATTTGGGCCGGCCGCCTTAGCAAGACGGTTCATAATTGTCCGACCCAGGTCTTCATCTTCCACGCCCTCCACGAACACAAGTTCAAAGCCCTGATGGTCGGCCTTGCGCAGCAAATGATAGATCCGGGAAGCGGCCTGCTGAAGGTTCTGCTTGCTCCCCAAATCCAGGATTGGAACATCACCGTATTCGGCCTGGGTCTCAGTAAATGCCATCACCGCTGTCTTAACACCTGCTTGCTGCTGACGCCTCAGTTCTTCTTGGATTCTCTCCTGAACCCTGCTGCCTGTCACCAGTACAACCTGAGCCTCCGGCGAATAGTGCTTGTATTTCAGGCCGGGCGAACGAGGGCGTTCCGGGGCCTGGACTTCCAAGTCGGGATCCAGCTCGACAGCAACATATGCCTGCAATTGTTCTACAGTAACTGCGCCGGGACGCAACACCCGAAACGGCTGGCAGGTGCAATCCAATACAGTGGACTCCACGCCCCAGCCGGTCTCCCCGCCATCGATGATGGCAGGGATTCGCCCAGCCAAATCGTGCCACACGTGACTGGCCCGGGTGGGACTGGGCTTGCCGGAGATATTGGCGCTGGGCGCCGCCACCGGCAGGTTGGCGGCGCGGAGAAATGCCAGGGCCAGCGGATGGTCCGGCATCCGCACAGCCACGGTATCCAGGCCGCCGGTCACCGAGACAGGCACAGCCGGGGTTTTCGGCAGAACCAGCGTCAGGGGACCGGGCCAAAACACTGCCGTCAACCGTTCTACAGCTCCAGGCAGTTCGGAAACCAAGTCTTGCAACTGGCGAACATCGTGTATATGCACAATCAATGGATTGTCCGAGGGGCGGCCCTTAGCCGCGTAAATTTTTGCCACTGCCGCGGCGTCCAGGGCGTTGGCTCCCAGTCCGTACACCGTTTCGGTGGGAAAGGCGACGCACTCTCCCCGTCGTATCAACTCAGCCGCAACATCTATATCTGACTCTGTCAATAATTTTGTTTCAAAATCCATATGAACACCACCCGTGTTTCTTCGGTAAAGATATTGTAAACTATTCCAGGAGCGACGGCAATTTTACTTACCGCATCCTTTAGACAGGGCCGGCACTCCCCTGTAGATTTGACAACCCTGTTTGCCAATGCTAAACTTTTATCCATACACTTTCATATGTTACCTCACTCTCAACGGGTGAGGTAGAGGCGCGAAGTCTATCAGTACCTGCGGTGAGGCCGGAAAGCCAGAGACCCGCTGCGAAAGGAGCCTTCGCCGAAGTGTCGGGAACCAAAACCCGACGCTGGACCTGTATCGAATAGGTACAGGGCTGCCGCAGCATCCTTGCCCAAGGCGCTGTGGAGCGCTATCTCGCCGTGGGCAGAAGAGAGGATCGTTGTGCTGATTTCCAGCGCCTGATTTTCTGTCAGGCGCTTTTATATTTCCCGGGCAAAACTACGAAATGGGGGAAAATTTGTGTTCAATAATTTATTCTCATCAAACGAAAAAGGCCACTTGGTTATCGGCGGCTGTGACACAGTTGAACTAGCTGCACAGTTTGGCACACCATTGTATGTATTGGATGAAAATGCAATCCGGGAGAATTGTCGGCGTTATAAGCAAAGTCTAGCCCAAAATTACCCCGATACTATGCCGGCCTTTGCCGGAAAATCCTTCCTGACCAAAGCTATGTGCAGCCTGCTGGCCCAGGAAGGCATGGCCCTGGACACTGTCTCGGGCGGAGAGATTTATACTGCTCTGCAAGCCGGGTTCCCGGCGGAAAAGATAATCTTCCACGGCAACAATAAGTCAGAAGCGGAAATAAATCTCGCCCTGGATTCGGGAGTCGGCCGCCTGGTTGTGGATAGCACAGCGGAACTGCATTTACTCAGCCAGCTGGCCACTGCCCGCGACAAAGCAGCTGCAATCTATCTCCGGGTTAACCCGGCTGTCACGCCGGATACCCACAGCTATATCCAAACCGGACAGGTGGACTCCAAATTTGGCTTTGCGATCGACGACCAAATTGACGAGGCGGTAAAGCTGGCGCTTAGTCTACCAGGCCTCAGCTTGATGGGCCTCCACTGTCATATCGGCTCCCAAATTCTCGACCTCACTCCTTTCCGCAAAATGGCTGAAGCGATGGTGGACCTGCTGAACCGTGTTCGGCAAGATGCAGGCGTACTACTGGGTGAGTTGGATCTCGGTGGCGGTTTGGGTATCCGCTATTTGCCCACTGATCAGCCGCCTGCAATTGAAGATTATGCCCAAGTGATCACTTCCGCACTGAAAGAAAGCGCCGCCAAGTATAATCTACCCCTACCCAAGCTGCTAGTCGAACCCGGCCGCTCCATCGTTGGCCCTGCAGGAATTACACTGTTCACAGTTGGTTCAGAGAAAGAAGTTACCGGCGTGCGTAAATATGTAGCAGTAGATGGCGGGATGACCACCGACCTGCGGCCCGCTCTCTATGACGCCCGCTACCATGCTTTTGTGGCCAACCGGGTCAATGAACCGGCCACTGAAAAAGTGACAATTGCCGGCAAGGCCTGTGAATCCGGCGACATACTGATTAAGGACATTGAACTGCCCAAATTACATCGGGGCGATATCCTCGCCCTCCTTGCCACCGGCGCTTACCACTATTCGATGGCCAGCAATTATAACCGCTTTGGCCGCCCGGCCGTGGTGTTTGTCCGGGATGGTGATGCCAACTTAATCGTCAACCGAGAGACGTACGCAGATTTATGCAGCAATGACCTGCTGCCGGCGCACCTGCAAACTAAATAAACCACAAGGCGGCATCAGAACTTTGATGCCGCCTCTTTATTAGCTGCTGAGAAAGACAATCGCAGTTGCCACCACCAACAATCCGCCGACAATAAACCGTGCCAGTTCTTCACTAAACTCATCGTGGTAAGTGCTCCTGCCACCAGTGCACGTGCTTATCCGCAGTCAGCAATCCGCCATGCACCTGCAGCAGATTCACGTCCGGCCGGTGATTCCCTTCAATTATTCGGCACCCATCTTCAGTTATTGCCACATCCCAAGCGATGTACGGTAGCCCTGGCACCAAGGCAGCTACCCGGGAAACAGTATCAAGCACTGTCTGCCAATTGGGCAGCACACGACCGGCAAATTCGCAGCCGGTGTCAGGATGCTCTGTGGTTGACTCCGGCAGCCCGGCCAAATGCTTGACGCTTACCACGCCGCAACCCAATTCGCCCGACTGTACATCTAAAGCGACACTCAATCCCCCCCGGCCCCAGTTGTCAACTGACCCCGATTTAGCGGTACCGACCCGCAGGACGGCGGCCCAGGGCAACGCTTGCTCGCCATCATTAAGGGTGGTAATGCGAACTGTGTTCAGGGAGTGGGGATACAGTGCGGACAACTCGGCATGCTGCTCTACCCATTCCTCAAATATATAATCTCCCTTCCCTAATGCATCTGCCAACTCCCCAGCGGTCCATGCCCTGCCGCTGCTGTCGATAAGTTTTCCGCCGATTATATCGGAAAATATCATCACCTTATTGCCACCGCTCCCAACCACCGGCTTTATTACCAAGGCGTCCACAGCGCTATTGTCAAGTGCTGCCAGAATATCTTCACCGCTGCACAACCGGGAACCGTCTATCCAACGCCCACGCCGGTGGTGGTAATTACCGTAGTAGGTGGGAGTGGGAATTTCCCGATGACCAAAAAACTGATGGAAAAACCACTTGTTGCGCAGTAAATCCCCATAATTCTCATTTACCCTGCCCAACCACCGGTAACGGTCTTTGTCACTGACATAGCCGGCAACCCGTTCCTTCAACGGACCTACTTTCTCATTAGTTTGTAGTTGTAGTAGGACTCGGGCAAAAAACCATGGCGTGTGTAGAGTACGGCCATGTCCCTCAGTTGGCGCAGCTTGCCCACCGGCGCTGTCCGTAGACAGGGAAGAATGTTGAAGTCGACCATCGCCCCCACCTCCTCTCGGAAGCAGCGGAAATGGTGTTCAAAATCGCTAAACCGGCCCACGCTCGTTCCTCCTTGTGGTGTGCTGGTCTTAGGATACCTCTTCTACAGGGGCTTCATTACAAGTATTTCCCGCCCGGGCCGGACTGTGTTAAAATGGTAACTGATGTTAAAACAAAGGAGCGGGTCAAAATTAATACCAAAAATATCGGCAGTCGTGGCGTTATATTCACCCTAGGTGACGCAAACGACGACTTGGGCGAAATTGCAATCTATCTGATTAAAGGTGAAAACCGTGTCTACCTCTGCGATACCCATCTCGGCCCAAAATCCATGGAAGTAGTTAAAGAATACCTGCGAGAAAATAATCTCGGTGAAAAGCAACTGGTTGTGTTTTTAACCCATTCCGACTGGGATCATATCTGGGGGGCCTGCGCTTTCCCCGATGCGCTTATAATCGGCCACGACTTATGTCGCAAGGGAATCCTCGACCGAGGCAAAGTTGAACTCCAGCGCTATGCTGACCACCAAAGTGGAGAAATCGTCCTGATTCCGCCGCAACTCACCTTTAGTGAGCAACTGCGTTTCCTGGACGATGAGGTTGAGTTCTACTACGCCCCCGGCCATACAGCAGACTCGGCAGTCTGCTATGACCGCAAGGACGCGGTACTATTTGTCGGAGATTTGGTCGAAGACCCAAAGCCAATGATTGGCTATCATGATTTGGAAACATACATCGATACACTGGAATCTTTGGCGGCTCATCCGGCAAAGACAATCATTTCCTCCCATTCAGGAATTGTAAATAGAAAAACAATCAGCGAGAATATCAAATACATACGCATGTTTGCCAGCAAGGCCACTGCAGACCTGCCGGACAAGGAAAAAAATGACCCGGCCAGCAAATTATACATCATGCTGCTTTATGAAGACGCAATTCAGCAAACCCTGGGGGACGCCTTCGATTACCAGTCTTTCCAGCGTGAACTCTGGGGTTCTCTGGATTTAAATTATCTGGATACCACAAGCAAACGCCTAAAATCTATCAGTTATGACGAACTTAAATCTGCCCTGGAAAGCTATCTGGTTCAGTATTGATTGCTCCCGTCCACTCACAAAAGAATCCGTGTCACTTCAGAAGTGACACGGATTTTATTATAACCGGATAAAAACAATAATTAAGATTATGATTGCAACAACTATATATGCGTAAAGCAGCTTCCGGGAGCCAAATGAAATTGCAGTTGCCACCGCCTCTTTCTCGTCAACCTCTGCTACTCGATCGTCATGGTAGAAAGTTTGCTCCAGTTCCTCTCGGGATTTTGTTTCCTTATTGTCAATCACATAAATCCCCTCCTTAGGCAAAGGGTACCATAATCACAAACGGTTACAAGACAATCCTGACTCTAATGAATGGCATAATCATAAGACAACAATGCCTAGGCAAATCAGCCCGACTGCGTTTTCAGCTGTACGCGTTTAGAATCAGGATAATACAAAGGATGAGCGCCGCAAAGTAGAGTAGCGCTTTGAGCACAGTGATAACGGTAAATTTATACTCCTCATCGAAACCGGCATCCGCCCGGGAGTGAAAGGAATCTATTGGTTTTGAATCGTTTCGATGCTGTTTCACTGGCTACCCCCCCTCGCTATTATTTTATCAGCTTGACAGAAAATGTTCAATTATGCGCAGAAGTAACGCTGCAGCTGGCTATACATAAAGGAAATTAATCACAAATGTAGAATATTAGCATAGCGTAATTTCTGATTGGAGGATGAGCATGCCCAACGTCAGTATCCCTAATTTCCCAACAGGGCCTTCGGTCTTGTCCCAAATCCCCCAGGCGCACGACGGTATTCACATCCTTTATACCTATTCCAACCCGCAACTATATCTGCACAACATGTATAATTTTATAATCAATGGACTGAAATTAAACCAGGAAATCATCCTGGTGGAAAACTCACAGAACTATCAACAGATTCGTGCAAGGCTCCGGGAAGCAAGCTGTGTTAACCCAGAATCCAACTTACACTTTCTCGATAATGACATCTTTTATCTGCATCCTCCCGACCCCGTGTACAAGCTGGATAAAATTACACAATCATATTCCAAACGCGGACTTTCTTTTAGAGTCTGGGGCAATGTCCTCTGGCGGGAATGCGAAATCAATTTACCAAGCTATGAGGTCGGTGTGGATGAAATATCCGCCGGCCGCAGTGCAATAACTGTTTGCGCCTATGATGGAAGCAAGCTTTCCGCTGTCACTCAGCTGGCATTGATGAAAAGCCACCGTTTCGTGACCACCGACAACGAACTGGCAGCTTCCAATGTCTACTTCGGTAATGTGCAGCCCAAATTAAATCTTGTTGATATAAAAGATGGTCTGGATCAAACCATCGCCGAATATCAAGATGCAACTGAAGAATACAACCGCATGGAGCAATTAGAGATTATCTCCCAAACCGCATTCCGCATTACCCACGAAATCCGCAATCCACTTACAGTTGTCAAAGGTTATATCCAGCTGTTGCAAAACAAAAAGGATTATCATAAGGACAGGCGGGTGTTTGACACCATCATTGGCGAAATTGACCGGGCCAACTCAATTCTATCTGACTTCCTAACCCTGGGACGTCCCCGGGAGGTAAATCTAAAGATGTATAACCTGAACGCAGTCCTCTCAGAAATCCTGCCGGTTGCCAAGGCAGCGATTGCCCGGGCCAACTGCACCCTGGCCTACAATCTCGCCCCCCTCCCCGATACACGCCTGGATAACCACCAGATTCGCCAGGTTGTCTGGAACCTGATTAAGAACAGCATCGAGGCAATGCCGGATAGCGGCCAGATCAACATTCAGACTTTTACCAAGGAAAATTTAGTAGTCATGGCAATCAGTGACCAGGGCCCCGGCATCCCGGAAGAAGTGTTGGGCAAATTGGGAACCCCATTTTGCACCACCAAGAAAAAGGGCACCGGTCTTGGGTTGGCCATCTGCTATAGTATCGTCAAAGCCCACCAAGGAAAGCTTGAGGTTCAGACATCACCCAAGGGAACTACATTTTATATATTCTTACCTGTGGAAACCAATTAAGCCTATAAATAAACCCGTGTCAGCAAAAAGCAGACACGGGTTTGCTTATTGTAGTTGCTTTAACGCCGTCACCAAGCGATCCAGCTCCTGCTTTAGGGTGAAGTAACCGATACTGACCCGAAACAATTGCTCGTTAAGATAACGCGGACAGATGCTCTGCTTTGCCAGTTCCTCGCAGGCTTCGACAGCATTGACTCCCCGAATGCTGAACGCCACCAGGCCGGCGCTCTCCTCAGACGTGGCTGCTCCCACCACCTCTGCCCCCTCAATCTCTTGGAGCCGTTCCCGCAAGTATTTGACCAGGTTCAACACCCGAGCGCGGATATTTTCAATCCCGATATCATTCACATAATCGATGGCCGCGCCCAGACCGAGGATTGCCGACCAGTCCCGGGTCGCGAACTCATAGCGCCTCGCCCCAGGTGGTGGCATAAATGAACCATCCTCTGTGTATTCCATGCCCTTCCCCGCCACATCGCCAACCCAGCTGGGACGCAATTGCTCAAGTTTGTCTCCCCTGACAAACAAGGCGCCGGTTCCTGCCGGGCCCAACAGCCATTTGTGGCCGTTCAGAGCGTAGAAATCGCAAGCCAAATTCGCCAGGTCCACCGGCAATTGTCCGACGGCATGGGCGCCATCCAAAAGCACCAACGCCCCGGCGTCCTTGGCCAGGCGGCAGATCTCCGCCACCGGCAAAATCTGGCCGCTGCCACTGATTACATGACTTACGGCCACCAACCGGGTCCAGGGGGAGAGCATACTCCTGAACTGAGTCAACATCGCATCTTTATCCGCCTGCACTGGCAGAATTCGCAGGCGGATGCCGAATCGCTCCCTGTTGTGGAGCCAGACCGCCGAATTGGCGGGATGCTCCAAATCGGTGATAATCACCTCGTCACCTGGCTGCCAGTCTATGCCCCAGGCCACGATGTTAATCCCTTCGGTGGCGTTGGCGGTAAACGCCAGTTCAGCCGCCGAGCAGTTTAACAGCCGGGCCAACTGCTCCCGGACCACATCGATCTTCTGCTCCCGCATCTCCTCGTAATGCCGGGGCAAGCCGGCGCCGCGCAAATGCCACTGCCGATAGGCCTCAAACCAGGCCGCCATCACCGGTTCCGGAGTCGGGCATAGGGAACCGGCGTTTAAAAACACATATCTGTCCAGCACCGGCAAATCCCGGCGCACTTCTTCAACTGTCTTCACGACCACACCTCCCGATTAGACTCTGCCCTTATTATTCGCGACTGGCTGAGCGAGAACCTGCAAAAAAAGCGCTGAACCAGGATTCAGCGCGACAACCAAGCAACCGCCAGTTGTCAAAAATATCAGTCTCCGGAAAGCGCCCAATTGTTTGTTACAAACTCAGGAATCTTGATGCCCAGAGCGTAACAAAAAGCAATAATCTGCCCGATATGCATAGATTCGTGACTGATAATTACTGCCAGGTGGTAAGGCAGCAGCCGGTCGGAACCAAACCAATTTACTGTATCCTGCGGGTTGGCCTTTTCCAGAGCAGCGGCCAGTTCATCATCAGCTTCCTGCATTCCTGCCAGCAGTTGCTCTTTGCTAAGCTTGCCATCCAGGTCAGCGTCAGCGGTATCATTAAAGTTCTCACTCCGCTGCTAATTGCCGCCACGTAATCTTTTTGCACAGCAATCATTTCCTGGAAATGCTTACGGAAGGTGTCCAAACCCTTGCGGGGCAGTTTACGGTTCAGGTCTTCATCACTCAACTCGTTGATGAAGGACTTGGTGCAACTTTTGGTGAACTCCCACTCTTGCAGCAGTGCTGCCAAAACTTTATCCATTTCATTTCCCCCTAATCAAAGAATGATAATTGCAGCTTCGCTGCTGACTAGTAATGGCCGCGCGAATAGCATCCATCTTGTACAACAAACCATAGCGCTCACATTCTTGTGTGAATGCTGCCCACAAGCTAACCTTATTCGGTGAAACACATTGATAGCTCTGACCAAAGGTCTGTATGTAGCGCTCTTTAACACCCGGGAACAGGCGGTCCAGCTGCTTATAAAAACGGGCACGCTGGTTTTGCCTCAGGGTAACGCCGAAAAACGGACTGACGAAACTGGCGCCGCTATCGGCTGCGCTCCGAACGATTGCCCGAACATTCTCCTCGCTGTCATTGATGAAGGACAGAATTGGCCACAAAAGGATACCGCAGAAAATACCCGCTTCAGCTATCTGCTTCAAGGCGACAAAGCGTTGGGAGCTGGGCGCCACAAACGGTTCAAGCTGCTTGCAAAGCCGATCGTCATGGGTGATGGTGAACTCCGCGACAACAGCTGCCTGGCGGTTGATTTCAGTGAGGATATCGAGATCCCGGGTGATCATTGTCGATTTGGTCAGCAAACTGGCGCCGTACCCCAACCTGTGAAACAATTCCAATGCTCCCCTGGTCAGCAATGCATCTTCTTCAAAGGGATTGTAGGGATCGCTCATGGCGCCGTTGGCAACGATGCCCTTGCGACGCTTGCTCCGCAGCTCTGCCTCCAGCAATTGCAAAGCGTTTTCCTTGGCACGCACCATATCAAAACTTTCCACCCGGTAGCATTCGCTCCGGGAATCACAGTAAATACAGCCATGACAGCACCCTTTATATAAATTAATGCTGTAATTACTGCCAAACCAGCTCATGCCATCAGACCAGGACGACAAAATCTGCTTCGCTTGGATTGTTCGCACAACCACCACCCCTAACACAAAGCAATTATATCAAGGCGAACAGGACAACAATCTGTCATATTTGAACGGAATTATAGATTTTACACGCTTCCCGCAATCTGTTTCCGACAATCACTCGAACATGGGCTGGCGCCAGAACTTCCACTGCCGGGCCGAAGGAAAGAATATAGCCGTACACCCATTCATCTTCCGGAAAAGTCACTGTCACCTGAAGCGTACCATCATCCACCCGCTCAATCTGGGATTCAGCAAAATCATCGTAAACACGGTAGGCCAGATTCGGCTGGAATTTCAGGCTCAAAGTAACCATTCGGGGGCGGGACGAATTTCCTTCCATGTCTGGAATTTCAACGAATTCCTTCTTGGGGAACTGCTCGTCCAACAGCGTCAAACCCTTGACCCTGGAGAGTCGAAAAAGCCTGTATTCGTTCCTCAAACGGCAATTGGCATATAAGTACCAGGCCTGGCCCTTGTATGCTAACTTTAAGGGCTCTGCCGTGCGCCAACTAGTCTCTCCGGCAGAATTAACGTACTCAAACCTAAGCACCTGCCTGCTGATGATCGCCCGCTTAATTGTAGTGAACTTTCCGGCTTCATTGGGATGGCTGCCCCAGGGTGTGAAATCCACTTGGGCCCATTCTTCCATTTCACCTTCGCCAAATAGCGTCCCCAACCTTTGCAGGGCCGCGTCGACCTCCGGCATTTTCGTCACCTGCAAAGTCTGGACAGCCAGAAGCAGGCCCTCCCTGTCCTCCGCAGAAAACAACGTTTTGCTCAGGGAATACTCGGGTAGCAAAGCAATGCCGCCACCTGTCCCCTGCTTCATGTAGACGGGGACCCCGGCCGCTGACAGGGCATCCACATCCCGATAAATGGTGCGCGTGGAGACCTGGAAGCGTTCTGCCAGCTCCCGGGCGGTGACCAGTTCCTTATTCAGAAGGATCATTGTAATTTCCAAAAGCCGGTTAATACGCATTTATCTCACCCCCAATCAGTATAACATTTAAACCGGACAGATGATTGTCATATTATCCTTGTTCCAGCCGGCCAAATTAAACCCGGCAGTAGTACGGTTTAACGCTTCACCAGCTCTCACTCCAGCCTTACCACTAGTTTACAAAGGCAAAAGACTGCCCCCAACCAGCGAAATGCTGATTTGAGACAGTCCTCTGAAAAGTTGGGGATGAGAATGGTGGCGTCTTAGAACAAGATATGCATAAAGATTGCTACAATCGGAATTGCAATAAGCGTTCTTTGGAGGAAGAGAATTATCAATTCCGTAACTTTCACAGGGATACCGGTGGCCAGCATTACTGTCGCGGTTTCAGAGAAGAAAATAATCTGAACCAAAGCTAATGTGACCACAAAGAACCGGGCGGCTTCAGCCAAACCATGCTCGGCCACTACCAATACCGGCAGATACATCTCGGCAATCCCAACAAGACTTGCCGACGCTACACGGGCCGCATCAGGTATTTGCAACAGTTCCAACAGTGGAATTAACGGTGTTCCCAACCACATGAAGAGAGGAGTATATTCGGCAATTATCAAACCGGTTGTGCCAACTGCAGCCAGAAAAGGAATGACTTTGGGCATCAGTTTTGCCCCATCCAACAGCCCGGCAATCAGTTTTCCGCCAATACTGCCGGCTTCATTGGCTTTAAAGACAGCCCGGTCCAAACCAAGCTTGAACAAACCTAGATTGAATCTGGTATCGCTTTTTCTTTCTTCCTCAGTCTGCACAGTTCCATCGTAATAAACATCTGGTTTCCGGGACAGGGGAGGAATCCTGGCCATGAAAATAGTGACCAGAAACGCGATGGCAAACGCAGAGAAGAAGATAGTGGTAAACATGGGCAATAGTCCGACGGTGCTGACAGAAAGGGCGGCGAAGCCCACACTAACGGCGCTGAAGCCGGTTGCAATT from Bacillota bacterium includes these protein-coding regions:
- a CDS encoding aminotransferase class V-fold PLP-dependent enzyme, with protein sequence MKTVEEVRRDLPVLDRYVFLNAGSLCPTPEPVMAAWFEAYRQWHLRGAGLPRHYEEMREQKIDVVREQLARLLNCSAAELAFTANATEGINIVAWGIDWQPGDEVIITDLEHPANSAVWLHNRERFGIRLRILPVQADKDAMLTQFRSMLSPWTRLVAVSHVISGSGQILPVAEICRLAKDAGALVLLDGAHAVGQLPVDLANLACDFYALNGHKWLLGPAGTGALFVRGDKLEQLRPSWVGDVAGKGMEYTEDGSFMPPPGARRYEFATRDWSAILGLGAAIDYVNDIGIENIRARVLNLVKYLRERLQEIEGAEVVGAATSEESAGLVAFSIRGVNAVEACEELAKQSICPRYLNEQLFRVSIGYFTLKQELDRLVTALKQLQ
- a CDS encoding radical SAM protein, yielding MRTIQAKQILSSWSDGMSWFGSNYSINLYKGCCHGCIYCDSRSECYRVESFDMVRAKENALQLLEAELRSKRRKGIVANGAMSDPYNPFEEDALLTRGALELFHRLGYGASLLTKSTMITRDLDILTEINRQAAVVAEFTITHDDRLCKQLEPFVAPSSQRFVALKQIAEAGIFCGILLWPILSFINDSEENVRAIVRSAADSGASFVSPFFGVTLRQNQRARFYKQLDRLFPGVKERYIQTFGQSYQCVSPNKVSLWAAFTQECERYGLLYKMDAIRAAITSQQRSCNYHSLIRGK
- a CDS encoding YafY family transcriptional regulator, whose protein sequence is MRINRLLEITMILLNKELVTARELAERFQVSTRTIYRDVDALSAAGVPVYMKQGTGGGIALLPEYSLSKTLFSAEDREGLLLAVQTLQVTKMPEVDAALQRLGTLFGEGEMEEWAQVDFTPWGSHPNEAGKFTTIKRAIISRQVLRFEYVNSAGETSWRTAEPLKLAYKGQAWYLYANCRLRNEYRLFRLSRVKGLTLLDEQFPKKEFVEIPDMEGNSSRPRMVTLSLKFQPNLAYRVYDDFAESQIERVDDGTLQVTVTFPEDEWVYGYILSFGPAVEVLAPAHVRVIVGNRLREACKIYNSVQI
- a CDS encoding YjiH family protein — translated: MNNTGTAVNSAEETKYGGSFSSGLIKTMLCTAAGIFVFFVPLNIPGHEGSILFSTILNVLIDSLGVSWLYFLCVVMVLNSAGFFYGKYLAKENSFLYKYFARDKTVHGIIYLVGAIYTVMFAAGVGPEWIIGPNTGGVVIEAIVMQTAWILILGGMFVPLLLNFGGIDFFGSLLQPFMRPVFKVPGQSAIDATASFVSSSSIAVYITSKLYKSNVYTQREACVIATGFSAVSVGFAALSVSTVGLLPMFTTIFFSAFAIAFLVTIFMARIPPLSRKPDVYYDGTVQTEEERKSDTRFNLGLFKLGLDRAVFKANEAGSIGGKLIAGLLDGAKLMPKVIPFLAAVGTTGLIIAEYTPLFMWLGTPLIPLLELLQIPDAARVASASLVGIAEMYLPVLVVAEHGLAEAARFFVVTLALVQIIFFSETATVMLATGIPVKVTELIILFLQRTLIAIPIVAIFMHILF